The following is a genomic window from Pan paniscus chromosome 18, NHGRI_mPanPan1-v2.0_pri, whole genome shotgun sequence.
ctctgtcgccaaggctggagtgcagtggcccgatctcggctcaccgcaacatccacctccctcattcaagcgattctcctgcctcagcctcccgagtagctgggattacaggcgcctgccaccatgcccggctaatttttgtgttttagtagagacagggtttcaccatgttggccaggctggtctcaaactcctgacctcaggtgattcacccgcctcagcctcccaaagtgctgggattgcaagcgtggagccaccgcgcccggcgctGCAACTCTTTACAGAGGAATTCTCACtagccccattttacacatgaggaaactgaggcttgaggtGTCATGCTGGGGAAGGGGCAGAGGCAGAGTTTAAGCCAGTTCTGTCTGACCCTAGAGCCTCAGCTGTCAGACGTGGAGCTAGACAGACCTGGGGCCAAATCCCAGCGCTGGGCACTTGCCCAGTTATCCTATCCCCTCTAAGCCCATCTCTTCATCTACACATGGGGATGACACTGCCCACTCACCTGGGCTGTTGTAAGGAGACTAAACGTTGCATTTGAAGAGTCTACCTGGGATCTCAATACCAGGGGCTGTTCAATCTTTGTCCATTTCCCTTCTTTGGAAGCCCCAGAACCCTTCCCATTCAAGCAATCTCATCACTGCCCTCTGGAGCTGAGGGGAGCCCCTATCATTTCTGCTCTCACTTACTTCCCAGTTAACTTCAACCGAGCACCTGCTTCCAGGCCAGACCCTTTGCTGGGGACTTCACATAGGCTGCCAGGCAGAGACTGACTTTCAGAGAGGTTTAGCCACCTGTCTGCGATCATACAGCCAAGCAGTGGTTGCAGAGCTAAGATTTGACTCCAAACCTGAGCTTATGCCAAActcccagggaggcagagaggcagcTGGCTGTCCCCTGGACCATGAGCCCTGGGACATGAGGGAAGCTATGCTGGAGAGTTTGGGGCTTCCTGGGATGGTCTGCCACAGCTGTGCACCCTGAGCAGGGCTGAGCCTGGCCTCTTGCCCCAGGATGTGCCCCCTGAGATGATGCCCACCGTCATAGATGAATACCTAGGAAGCAACTCGGACGCACAAGCCAAATGCCAGGCATTCCAGGAATTCATGGGTGACGTATTCATCAATGTTCCCACCGTCAGTTTTTCAAGATACCTTCGAGGTAAGCCTGTCCCTGGACACCTGCCCAACCCCTcccacttgggcccaggagctgggtCATCACAGGTGACATGGCATGATAGGGTGCTGGTTCCCTCAATGCCTTGCACCCCACACCCCACTGCCCCCCACCAAACCTATCTTTCTCTGGGATGCAGTGTCATAGTAATGAGAGGTATCTCCAGCAGGAAACTATGCAGAGGAGAAAACCCCAGACTCAGAGAGGTACAATGACTCACCAAAGGTCACCCAGCAGGGCCTATCACTAATTCTCAGGGATTCACTCAAATGGGTGATTTCATCCTCTTTCAGCACTTCTGGGGGGAAAGTCTTGCTTCCTTCAAGCCTAGTAGCTAATCCCTGATGCAGACCCAGAACAGTTCCAAGTTTTaaactttgtgaccttgggcaagatacctaccccctctgagcctcagtttcctcctttgtaaaatggaaataataatagaatcTAATCTATTAATTCTATTAATACAGAATCTAATCTATTGTGATGGGGATTCAATAAATGATGacactggccaggcgcggtgggtgGCTCAATcttgtgatcccagtactttgggagaagcgggaggatcgcttgagcccaggagttcaagaccagcctgggcaacatattgaccCCAATCTCTAcacaaattttttgaaaattagccaggcatggtggtacacacctgtagtcccagatacttgggaagctgaagtgggaagatcacttgagcgcGGGAgtctcaggctgcagtgagctgtgatcatgccactgcactccagcacggtCGACAGCAAGACCATTtcagagattaaaataaaaatattaaattaaattaaaatgatgacACAGAGCACACAGAATGGTGCCTGACACCTAGCAAGCGCTTAGTAAATGTTTGCAGCTAGtcattttatcatcatcatcatcatcatcatcatcatggaaATTGGTGTTATTATGAGCATGTGCTGCCAAAGGCAGCATCAAATCAGGCCATGAGTGCCTAACTCCCATCCCATCCTTTCTCTGTAGATTCTGGAAGCCCTGTCTTTTTCTATGAGTTCCAGCATCGACCCAGTTCTTTTGCGAAGATCAAACCCGCCTGGGTGAAGGCTGATCATGGCGCCGAGGGTGCTTTTGTGTTCGGAGGTCCCTTCCTCATGGACGAGAGCTCCCGCCTGGGtgaggacagacagacagacatgtgATCCCTAGGCTGCCAGACTCCAAGGGGCCTGGGCAGGGCTTGCGGGAACACGGGTCTCCAGTCAGCACTGAGGATCCTTGGGTCCCTTCCAGGTCCCACCTGACTCTCATTCAGTTCTGTCCCTCTCACCTTTCCAGCCTTTCCAGAGGCCACAGAGGAGGAGAAGCAGCTAAGCCTCACCATGATGGCCCAGTGGACCCACTTTGCCCGGACAGGGTGAGTGAGTGACAGGGCATAGCTAGCTTTGGGCCTGGGATGCTCAGGTCGGCCCCTCTGGGGGACAGCACAGGAAGCCTTGGTCCTCATTCATTCCTCCCACCCAGGGACCCCAATAGCAAGGCTCTGCCTCCTTGGCCCCGATTCAACCAGGCGGAACAATATCTGGAGATCAACCCAGTGCCACGGGCCAGACAGAAGTTCAGGGAGGCCCGGATGCAGTTCTGGTCAGAGACGCTCCCCAGCAAGATACAACAGTGGCACCAGAAGCAGAAGAACAGGAAGGCCCAGGAGGACCTCTGAGGCCGGGCCTGAACCTTCTTGGCTGGGGCAAACCACTCTTCAAGTGGTGGCAGAGTCCCAGCAGGGCAGCCCGCCTC
Proteins encoded in this region:
- the CES3 gene encoding carboxylesterase 3 isoform X8, which codes for MGVNNHEFSWLIPRGWGLLDTMEQMSREDMLAISTPVLTSLDVPPEMMPTVIDEYLGSNSDAQAKCQAFQEFMGDVFINVPTVSFSRYLRDSGSPVFFYEFQHRPSSFAKIKPAWVKADHGAEGAFVFGGPFLMDESSRLAFPEATEEEKQLSLTMMAQWTHFARTGDPNSKALPPWPRFNQAEQYLEINPVPRARQKFREARMQFWSETLPSKIQQWHQKQKNRKAQEDL